The Bacillus sp. NEB1478 genome contains the following window.
CCGTTGTACAAGTGCTTTAAAACGGCAGTGTCGTCCTTTGTTAATGGCTGGACATCAGCATGCCGATTACCAGCTCTTCTTTGAACGTTAAAATAGAAGCCTGTTTCAAGATCAATGACTTTAAAAGTAGAGCCTTTTGGAAGAAGTTCTTTTACTTCATTCCATTTTAGAATCTCTCCCTTTTTTGCAATAGGGAAATAAGTTAAAGGTTCTTTCGCAAGTGATGGTTGCTGGGACAAGAAAAGAAAACAAATAGTGAGTACTGCCACAATAGCTGATTTCTTTAGCATTTAAATCCTCGATTCCGTGTTTTCTCTTCCTTAATATGGTTTTAAATTGAAGTTTTTATCCGTGAAATTAAAAAGTCTGAATGAAATGAAAGAGGTCATTCGTCAAAATAATTAAGAAAGAGGGGGAGACAAAATGAAAGTTGTAAAAAAGCTGATCATACAGCTTGTTCTAACGATTATTTCTATTATATTAATTAGCGGACTGCCGGACTTGCTTATGAAAAAGGACTTTTCTTCTTATATAGAAAAAGTGAAAGAAGTTTTTGTGCAAGTTATCCATTTCAACAAAATGACTTATTTTAACCAGGGAAAAGAAAGGATGTTCTTTCCGGATATTATTGAGCCCTATTTATATTCATTGACGATCTTGTTTGTGTCTTTAATCATCGCCTTTTGTCTGGCACAGCTTTTAACTTGGGGCACATCCATGCTTCCTCAATTTATGAGAAGAGGAATCAAAAACTTTCTCACCTTTCTCGAGTCAATGCCTGATCTTTTAGTTTTTGCAATCGCACAAATGATCATCGTTTATGTTTATAAGCATACTGGGGTACTTCTTTCCAATGTAGCATCACTTGGGGAAGAACGAATTTATGCCGTTCCGATTATTTGCTTAATGATCTTGCCGTTTGTTTATTTTTATAAAATGATGGTCTTGC
Protein-coding sequences here:
- a CDS encoding ABC transporter permease subunit, coding for MKVVKKLIIQLVLTIISIILISGLPDLLMKKDFSSYIEKVKEVFVQVIHFNKMTYFNQGKERMFFPDIIEPYLYSLTILFVSLIIAFCLAQLLTWGTSMLPQFMRRGIKNFLTFLESMPDLLVFAIAQMIIVYVYKHTGVLLSNVASLGEERIYAVPIICLMILPFVYFYKMMVLLTEDEMEKPYVEMGIAKGMKRLYVLIVHVTRNTSEGIFHFSKSVLWFMISNLLLVEIIFNIHGITHYMYHDFRPVMLAACLILLVIPFFLVYSLLEWIVLRFSKRGEIV